DNA sequence from the Pleurocapsa sp. PCC 7319 genome:
TGATGTTTTTTGACAATCGTTTTGGCGATCGCCAATCCTAATCCTGAACCTTCTGTCTTTTGTTTCCTGACTCTTTCATCTCGCCAAAACCTTTGAAACACATAGCTTAAATTTTCCCGCGCGATGCCGATTCCTGTATCCTGAATCGCGATAACTGCATTCTGCTTCGATTTGGCCAACGACAGATTTACTTCTCCCCCTCTTTCGGTATACTTAATCGCATTGCCTAACAGGTTGGAAAACAATCTATTTAGTTGTGATGCATCTCCTTTGACTAGCAACCGACAATCGAGTTCACATTTAAGCTCTATTTCTTTACNNNNNNNNNNNNNNNNNNNNNNNNNNNNNNNNNNNNNNNNNNNNNNNNNNNNNNNNNNNNNNNNNNNNNNNNNNNNNNNNNNNNNNNNNNNNNNNNNNNNCTTCTTCGCCGTCGCTGGCGACATCGACTAGATATTGTTCGTCACTCAATACTTCGCTGAGTAATTCACTTATTTCGCGATCGTCTTCGACTAACAACAGTTTCATGATTTATCTCTTTTTTTCTTAACTACACTACGAGGGACAAACTGATCTTCAATTGGTGTTATGTCTGCTACTTGCTTCTCAA
Encoded proteins:
- a CDS encoding cell wall metabolism sensor histidine kinase WalK, which translates into the protein KEIELKCELDCRLLVKGDASQLNRLFSNLLGNAIKYTERGGEVNLSLAKSKQNAVIAIQDTGIGIARENLSYVFQRFWRDERVRKQKTEGSGLGLAIAKTIVKKHQGKITVESELGLGTCFKVYLPLVKEKERKERVSS